In Dyadobacter sp. NIV53, a single window of DNA contains:
- a CDS encoding DUF1801 domain-containing protein, producing MKEIDNYFLQKEEPVRSCLAALRYLILHQHSHVREVWTYKMPFYYFKKENGTEKRICYLWINKKTNEPYIGIVDGKDVIHPDLVAEKRSRMKIMPIDPKKDLPVEKIKEILRQAMNLE from the coding sequence ATGAAAGAAATTGATAATTATTTCCTTCAAAAAGAAGAACCGGTAAGAAGTTGCCTTGCAGCATTGCGGTATCTAATTCTTCATCAACACAGCCATGTCAGAGAAGTATGGACTTATAAGATGCCCTTTTATTATTTCAAAAAAGAAAATGGAACTGAAAAACGGATTTGTTACCTGTGGATAAATAAAAAAACAAACGAGCCATATATTGGAATTGTTGATGGCAAAGATGTAATCCATCCCGATCTGGTTGCCGAAAAACGATCTCGAATGAAAATCATGCCGATTGATCCAAAAAAAGATTTGCCTGTCGAAAAGATCAAAGAAATTTTACGACAGGCAATGAATCTGGAGTGA
- a CDS encoding outer membrane beta-barrel family protein: protein MTPILFFSFLEENKIFAQSDGKLKVIGKIIDSQTSTPLGYASIRLFKTTDSSFVAGAITDETGSFVVDISAGNYYAMSEFIGYKPHFSNGLKLNATNSPLEIGSIKLAASARNLEEVTIQAEKSTMELSLDKKIFNVGKDLANAGGTAVDILTNVPSVAVDVEGNVSLRGTGNVRILIDGKPSGLVSIKGGSGLQQLQGSMIERVEIITNPSARYEAEGMGGIINIVLKKERKEGFNGSFDIITGYPTNIGAAANVNYRRKNLNFFINYTMSHRNTPGINYLYQELYRNDSTFISERDMRSSLKGMANSARGGIDYYFNDKNVLTGSYTWRTSKGKRFSTLKYRDYISSINNLTGFTNRTQDETETEPNSEYALTYKKTFKRKGQEFTADARYLDNWENSDQYYNENIYKPDGSPAAPSILQRAVNYETEKQFLFQADYVHPFGKDGKLEAGLRSSTRNMTNDYTVTQQDNDGGWITLPNLTNDFLYKEKINAAYGIIGSKFRKLSYQAGLRAEWTGVTTELRTTKEVNDRNYANLFPSVHVTYDLAKQNALQLSFSRRVRRPQYNDLSPFATYSDNRNYWSGNPDLNPEFTNVFELGHIRYFGKGSITSSVYYRHTDGKITSIRRVQENGNSYTRPENLGTEDAYGAEFTSSFVPYQWWKIDGSVNFFRAVTDGTGVDADFKSDTYSWFVRTTQRFTLWKTTDLQLRGNYEAPQQTPQGRRKALATLDLAASRDILKNNGTLTLSVIDVFNSRKYRSVTEGENFYALNRSQGRRRQINLTLNYRLHQAKKKPKEGAEGEF, encoded by the coding sequence ATGACCCCGATACTTTTTTTCAGTTTTTTAGAAGAAAATAAAATTTTTGCCCAAAGTGACGGAAAGTTAAAGGTAATCGGAAAAATTATTGATAGTCAAACCAGTACACCCCTTGGCTATGCCAGTATCAGATTGTTTAAAACCACCGACAGTTCATTCGTTGCCGGTGCAATAACAGATGAAACCGGAAGTTTTGTCGTGGATATTTCAGCTGGAAATTATTATGCGATGTCCGAATTTATTGGCTACAAACCTCATTTCTCCAATGGGCTGAAACTCAATGCCACTAATTCTCCACTGGAAATAGGGAGTATTAAGCTGGCTGCGTCTGCACGGAACCTGGAAGAAGTTACGATTCAGGCTGAGAAAAGTACAATGGAGTTATCGTTGGATAAAAAAATATTCAATGTTGGAAAAGATCTTGCTAATGCAGGTGGAACAGCCGTTGATATCCTGACAAACGTACCTTCCGTGGCAGTGGATGTAGAAGGAAATGTAAGCTTACGCGGAACAGGAAATGTACGGATTCTGATTGACGGAAAACCTTCCGGCCTGGTAAGTATCAAAGGTGGAAGCGGCCTGCAGCAATTACAGGGAAGTATGATCGAAAGGGTTGAGATTATCACTAATCCGTCGGCCCGGTATGAAGCGGAAGGTATGGGCGGAATTATTAATATTGTTTTGAAGAAAGAAAGGAAAGAAGGTTTTAATGGTTCATTTGATATTATTACGGGTTATCCAACCAATATCGGAGCAGCAGCAAATGTGAATTACCGCCGTAAAAATCTTAATTTTTTTATCAATTATACCATGTCGCACCGGAATACACCGGGTATTAATTATCTGTATCAGGAACTGTACCGGAACGATTCTACATTTATTTCGGAACGCGACATGCGTTCCAGTCTTAAGGGAATGGCAAATAGTGCGCGTGGAGGAATTGATTATTATTTTAATGACAAGAATGTCCTTACAGGCTCCTATACATGGAGAACAAGTAAAGGAAAGCGTTTTTCAACCTTGAAATACCGCGATTATATTTCAAGTATCAACAACCTTACCGGATTTACGAACCGGACACAGGATGAAACTGAAACCGAGCCGAATTCGGAATACGCACTGACTTACAAAAAAACATTTAAACGTAAAGGCCAGGAATTTACGGCAGATGCACGCTATCTGGACAACTGGGAAAATTCTGATCAGTACTATAATGAAAACATTTATAAACCGGACGGCAGCCCGGCTGCACCGTCTATTTTACAACGTGCTGTAAATTACGAAACGGAAAAACAGTTTCTTTTTCAAGCCGATTATGTGCATCCTTTTGGTAAGGACGGCAAACTGGAAGCTGGTTTAAGAAGCAGTACTCGTAATATGACCAACGATTATACGGTAACACAGCAAGACAACGACGGCGGATGGATCACTCTCCCAAACCTGACCAATGATTTTTTGTATAAAGAAAAAATTAATGCTGCTTACGGTATCATAGGAAGCAAATTCAGAAAACTTTCTTATCAGGCTGGTTTGCGTGCGGAATGGACTGGTGTAACGACCGAACTAAGAACTACTAAAGAAGTAAACGACAGGAACTATGCCAATTTGTTTCCCAGTGTGCATGTTACGTATGACCTGGCGAAGCAAAATGCATTACAGCTGAGTTTCAGCAGGCGTGTCCGGCGGCCGCAATACAATGATTTAAGCCCTTTTGCCACATACAGTGACAATAGAAATTATTGGAGTGGCAATCCTGATCTGAACCCTGAATTTACCAATGTTTTTGAGCTGGGCCATATCAGATATTTTGGCAAAGGCTCTATTACTTCTTCTGTTTATTACAGGCATACGGATGGAAAAATCACCAGTATCCGCCGTGTACAAGAAAATGGAAACTCGTACACAAGGCCCGAAAATCTGGGAACGGAAGACGCATACGGAGCCGAATTTACAAGTTCTTTTGTTCCGTACCAATGGTGGAAAATAGATGGCAGCGTAAATTTTTTCAGGGCAGTAACTGATGGAACGGGTGTTGATGCTGATTTCAAAAGTGATACATATAGTTGGTTTGTAAGGACTACGCAGCGTTTTACTCTTTGGAAAACCACTGACCTGCAATTACGTGGCAATTATGAAGCGCCTCAGCAAACACCGCAGGGACGACGCAAAGCACTTGCCACACTGGATCTCGCAGCAAGCAGGGATATCCTGAAAAATAACGGAACACTTACACTTAGTGTTATTGATGTTTTCAATTCACGCAAATACAGGTCTGTAACAGAAGGAGAAAATTTTTATGCATTAAACAGGTCTCAAGGCAGACGAAGACAAATCAATTTAACGTTAAATTATCGTCTGCATCAGGCAAAAAAGAAACCAAAAGAAGGAGCAGAAGGAGAATTCTAA
- a CDS encoding helix-turn-helix transcriptional regulator, which translates to MLQDFNSNTVRLRVGFASSAQYKAFYFNSNAVRLRAFVESVTNINVTRFQFQHGTIERKPESEVNNVRKKFQFQHGAELIEVFLNTIQSASMVRFSHQKFENDTPVTYELEPYVVKEHRNRWYVIGLARNRQGIRCFGLDRILADSIEITSDRYEPSAFDADAYFSKALGIAVYDEPAQNVVISMTPMRGRYFRSQPFFPFNQEDILADDETEFKCRLHMIVNKELIYELARFANEMKVISPESLRTDLLQHLKESVAFQN; encoded by the coding sequence ATGTTACAAGATTTCAATTCCAACACGGTACGATTGAGAGTCGGATTTGCTTCGTCTGCTCAATACAAAGCATTTTATTTCAATTCCAACGCGGTACGATTGAGAGCGTTTGTCGAATCCGTGACAAACATAAATGTTACAAGATTTCAATTCCAACACGGTACGATTGAGAGAAAGCCAGAGAGCGAGGTTAACAATGTTCGAAAGAAATTTCAATTCCAACACGGAGCAGAATTAATAGAAGTTTTCCTGAATACAATTCAATCAGCCAGTATGGTACGTTTTTCACATCAGAAATTTGAAAACGATACACCTGTTACGTACGAACTGGAACCATATGTGGTAAAAGAGCACAGGAATCGCTGGTATGTGATCGGTCTTGCACGTAACCGCCAGGGAATCCGTTGTTTTGGACTGGATCGTATCCTGGCTGACTCTATTGAAATTACATCTGACCGTTATGAACCATCTGCTTTCGATGCAGATGCATATTTCAGCAAAGCATTAGGAATTGCAGTTTATGATGAGCCTGCTCAAAATGTGGTTATTTCCATGACACCTATGCGTGGACGTTACTTTCGTTCACAGCCATTTTTCCCGTTTAATCAGGAAGATATTCTGGCAGACGATGAAACCGAATTCAAATGCCGTCTTCACATGATCGTCAACAAAGAACTGATATATGAGCTTGCCCGTTTTGCCAATGAAATGAAGGTAATATCACCCGAATCGCTTAGAACAGACCTTTTACAACATTTAAAAGAGTCCGTAGCTTTTCAGAATTAA
- a CDS encoding DMT family transporter, protein MINPRISLIIGVLSISIFPVLVKWAPVSGISSAFYRMFIGFIFLLPYVLLTQKLEIPSKWEWLPIVLCGIIFGSDIAVWNMSIHYSNATQATLLTNLSPIWVGIGTFLFLPDKPTFRFWLGTIVAISGMVVLIGFDTFIQMQFDKGFMLAVLSGMLYATYMILSKTVLNRMQVVSFMTYSMAVSSAYLLIICLIMDQPLWNFEPLIWGVLAIQGLVCQLAGWLAINYAVKAMDAKRVSLSLLSQSVMTGLIAWIFINETISWQMIIGGVIILVGIAITFKKNKTVD, encoded by the coding sequence ATGATCAATCCGCGTATCAGCCTAATTATAGGCGTTTTAAGTATAAGTATTTTTCCAGTCCTTGTAAAATGGGCTCCGGTTTCTGGGATTTCCTCGGCATTTTACAGGATGTTTATTGGCTTTATTTTTCTTTTGCCCTACGTATTGCTTACTCAAAAACTGGAAATCCCTTCAAAATGGGAATGGCTGCCCATTGTACTTTGCGGTATTATTTTTGGCAGCGATATTGCAGTATGGAATATGTCAATTCATTATTCCAATGCTACGCAAGCTACCTTATTAACCAATTTATCGCCGATCTGGGTTGGAATAGGAACATTCCTTTTTTTGCCAGACAAACCTACCTTCCGATTTTGGCTGGGAACAATTGTCGCCATTTCGGGAATGGTGGTATTGATTGGTTTTGATACATTTATTCAAATGCAGTTTGATAAGGGATTTATGCTGGCGGTACTTTCAGGAATGCTGTATGCAACTTATATGATCCTTAGTAAAACAGTGCTCAACCGCATGCAGGTCGTTAGTTTTATGACATACAGCATGGCCGTTTCAAGCGCTTATTTATTGATTATCTGTTTGATTATGGATCAGCCATTATGGAATTTTGAACCTTTAATATGGGGTGTTTTGGCAATACAGGGATTGGTTTGTCAGTTAGCAGGCTGGCTTGCCATTAATTACGCAGTAAAGGCAATGGATGCCAAACGTGTTTCATTGAGCCTGCTTAGCCAATCTGTTATGACCGGACTGATTGCCTGGATTTTTATTAATGAAACCATTTCTTGGCAAATGATAATAGGAGGTGTGATTATTCTGGTTGGAATTGCCATCACATTTAAGAAAAATAAAACTGTTGATTAG
- a CDS encoding two-component regulator propeller domain-containing protein, which produces MDSQLKNLVICWLLHLIIAGVNMPVHAQEMDFKVTRYGESDGLDSKKVRCMIQDRKGILWLGTVEGLSSFDGYKFKMYRKKSSDPNSISSNYITALAEDKNGLIWMGFQQGYVTSYNPETGKFRNYILRDNNNLRYPSQEIRMLYVDTDNDIWISIYRTGFMRLDQETGKCVHYSLVAQDVPASDRKRLYDYVTGICEMEKGKFWMSTADGLYSFDKKYRKLRSVSFPIAEQNYIRSDLFTSIQHNGDQLCMSSWSGGVSFYNTKTEKWDNFKHNPAKVSGTTNIVHGVVRQGNDSLWVTTSNDGGFGYFLKSTGKFHFYKDIFPEGEYFGLWQDRASNLWLFHEKGLLKVRIEKKKFVFHPVSVSKSDNGSTYIISKIFENDKFLLTGTMFADGLHVYNKQTGVSKTLPFEYDRDEKVMIVHDIFQDSRGKIWIITRDYIYHLDENKIVLKKPVQPLQFPGEENTSNFFRRICEDRQGNIWIASRRNGVFVYDHQMEKYIHYSPKEKGAGYIPVFNIATICMDQKGQVWIGGSNGYLAYFSNSSRNFVSISQKSLGEAAGNDVHALITDRKGTIWVGTDAGLLSYEFKKNVPVRTCMLTAEHGLRGDIVYEMCEDKSGKIWCITSSFLCVLKPENHTITNFGSSDGVEYSDTEQRLVLANEHTMRFSLARGYYEFDPAFLKLKRKPVPVLITSLKVNDEERYYEPQIHQDGKISLAAGEDQLSFEFAAVDLGQPEKQHYAYMLEGMDKNWVNCGSRRYASYTNLPGGDYVFKIRASSIDADWEEPAVKLQVHIDTVFYKQWWFRSFMLLLFVCIVYMIFRYRISQEQKICALESRAHSLEKEKAMVMYDSLKQQLNPHFLFNSLTSLSSLIRIDQKKAGEFLEGLSSTYRYILKNRDSELVSLTSEIQFTETYIKLQTTRFEEGLQVNVSINSEYAHWKIAPVTLQNLIENGIKHNKITNDKPLVIDIFTEDDKLVVRNNLQRKNFVETSNRKGLTNICSLYQYLTDRTIEIIENEKFFIVKIPLI; this is translated from the coding sequence ATGGATTCTCAGCTAAAAAATCTTGTTATTTGCTGGTTGCTGCACCTGATCATTGCCGGTGTAAATATGCCTGTACATGCACAGGAAATGGATTTTAAGGTAACCAGATATGGTGAGTCGGATGGGCTCGACAGCAAAAAAGTGCGTTGTATGATCCAGGACAGAAAGGGTATTTTGTGGCTGGGTACGGTTGAAGGATTAAGTAGTTTTGATGGCTACAAATTCAAAATGTACCGGAAAAAGTCATCGGATCCCAATTCAATTTCTTCCAATTATATTACTGCTTTGGCGGAGGATAAAAACGGGCTGATATGGATGGGGTTTCAGCAGGGATACGTAACTTCCTACAATCCGGAAACAGGGAAATTTAGAAATTATATTCTTCGGGATAATAATAACCTCCGCTATCCTTCGCAGGAGATCAGGATGTTATATGTAGACACTGATAATGATATATGGATCAGTATTTACCGGACAGGTTTTATGCGCCTGGATCAGGAAACCGGAAAATGCGTTCATTATAGCCTCGTTGCTCAGGATGTTCCGGCAAGCGACAGAAAAAGGCTGTATGATTATGTAACCGGAATTTGCGAAATGGAAAAGGGTAAATTCTGGATGTCGACCGCCGACGGGCTTTATTCTTTTGACAAAAAATATCGTAAACTTCGCTCTGTTTCATTCCCGATTGCCGAACAGAATTACATCAGAAGCGATTTATTTACTTCTATCCAACATAATGGCGATCAGCTTTGTATGAGTTCCTGGTCGGGCGGGGTTTCATTTTATAATACCAAAACAGAGAAATGGGATAACTTCAAGCATAATCCTGCCAAGGTTTCAGGCACCACCAATATTGTACATGGCGTAGTGAGGCAAGGGAATGATTCGCTTTGGGTCACAACTTCCAATGATGGCGGTTTTGGCTATTTTCTAAAATCAACGGGTAAATTTCATTTTTATAAGGACATATTTCCTGAGGGTGAGTATTTCGGGCTATGGCAGGACAGAGCATCGAACTTATGGCTGTTTCATGAAAAAGGATTGCTCAAAGTCCGTATTGAAAAGAAAAAATTTGTTTTTCATCCCGTATCCGTCTCAAAATCTGATAATGGCTCGACTTATATTATTTCTAAAATCTTTGAAAATGACAAGTTTCTGCTAACCGGAACCATGTTTGCGGACGGGCTTCATGTGTATAACAAGCAAACGGGGGTAAGTAAAACATTGCCATTTGAGTATGACCGGGATGAAAAGGTAATGATTGTCCATGATATTTTTCAGGACAGCCGGGGTAAAATATGGATTATCACACGGGATTATATTTATCATCTGGATGAAAATAAAATAGTTTTAAAAAAGCCAGTTCAGCCTCTGCAGTTTCCGGGAGAAGAAAACACATCTAATTTTTTTCGGCGGATCTGTGAAGACCGGCAAGGTAATATCTGGATTGCCAGCCGCAGAAATGGTGTTTTCGTATATGACCACCAAATGGAAAAATACATTCATTATTCACCCAAAGAAAAAGGTGCAGGTTATATTCCGGTTTTCAATATAGCTACTATCTGCATGGATCAAAAAGGGCAGGTCTGGATTGGCGGAAGCAACGGTTATCTGGCTTATTTCAGTAACAGTTCAAGAAATTTTGTATCCATATCTCAGAAATCTCTGGGAGAGGCAGCCGGAAATGATGTCCACGCTTTGATTACGGACCGGAAAGGTACGATTTGGGTAGGAACTGACGCAGGTTTACTGAGCTATGAATTCAAAAAAAATGTTCCGGTCCGTACCTGTATGCTTACCGCAGAACATGGTTTACGCGGCGATATTGTGTACGAAATGTGTGAAGATAAATCAGGGAAAATATGGTGCATTACCAGTTCTTTTCTGTGTGTGTTGAAGCCTGAAAATCATACAATTACCAACTTTGGATCGTCCGACGGAGTTGAGTATTCGGATACGGAACAGCGGCTCGTTCTTGCCAATGAACATACCATGCGCTTTTCACTTGCAAGAGGTTATTATGAGTTTGACCCTGCATTTCTAAAACTAAAACGCAAGCCGGTTCCGGTACTGATCACTTCATTGAAGGTGAACGACGAGGAGAGATATTACGAACCGCAGATACATCAGGATGGAAAAATAAGTCTGGCTGCGGGAGAAGATCAATTATCATTTGAATTTGCAGCGGTAGATCTGGGCCAGCCCGAAAAACAGCATTACGCCTACATGCTGGAAGGAATGGATAAAAACTGGGTCAATTGCGGAAGCCGCAGGTACGCCAGTTACACGAATTTACCAGGCGGAGATTACGTATTTAAAATCAGGGCAAGCAGTATCGATGCCGACTGGGAAGAACCAGCTGTAAAATTGCAGGTTCATATTGATACCGTTTTCTATAAACAATGGTGGTTCAGGTCATTTATGCTGTTGCTTTTTGTGTGCATCGTTTACATGATTTTCAGGTACAGGATTAGCCAGGAACAAAAAATTTGTGCGTTAGAAAGTAGGGCTCATTCGTTGGAAAAGGAAAAGGCAATGGTGATGTATGACAGTCTGAAACAGCAGTTGAACCCGCATTTTTTATTTAATTCACTTACCTCATTAAGCAGCCTGATCCGGATTGACCAGAAAAAAGCCGGTGAGTTTTTGGAAGGATTGAGCAGCACGTACCGATATATCTTAAAAAACAGGGATAGCGAGCTGGTATCGCTTACGAGTGAGATCCAGTTTACTGAAACTTACATAAAACTGCAGACAACAAGGTTTGAAGAAGGTTTACAAGTCAATGTTTCGATTAATTCTGAATATGCGCATTGGAAAATTGCACCTGTTACATTACAAAACCTGATCGAAAATGGCATTAAACACAACAAAATAACGAATGACAAACCACTTGTTATTGACATTTTTACGGAAGATGACAAGCTGGTAGTTCGGAATAACCTGCAAAGGAAAAATTTTGTCGAAACCAGCAACCGCAAAGGTCTGACTAATATCTGCTCTTTATACCAATACCTAACTGACAGGACGATTGAAATTATAGAAAATGAAAAGTTCTTTATTGTTAAAATCCCCTTAATATAA
- a CDS encoding ester cyclase, with translation MESVIYSAPSDHIDQKWTVNDMIGEGEKVAVRATNSCMQSSFLGIPAAGKRQEFTCTFIFHFVDGKMVETWRNANDLGRMLQIGARILPPLE, from the coding sequence ATGGAATCCGTTATTTATTCGGCACCTTCTGATCACATTGACCAGAAATGGACTGTAAATGACATGATTGGGGAAGGTGAAAAAGTGGCAGTCCGGGCAACCAATTCGTGCATGCAGTCAAGTTTTTTGGGAATACCAGCTGCGGGTAAAAGACAAGAGTTTACATGCACTTTTATATTCCATTTTGTAGACGGAAAGATGGTAGAAACCTGGCGTAACGCAAACGATTTAGGACGAATGCTTCAAATTGGAGCACGTATACTTCCGCCGTTGGAATAA
- a CDS encoding response regulator, whose product MNIKSNKSIFLADDDADDCMLFEDALREVCTSTELTTANDGVELINLMESNVPPVPDIIILDLNMPRKNGFECLDLIRKTKQWKDIPIIILSTTGQEEMIKKVYEQGASYFIQKPGSFMKLKQAISQILDIDWNNHHWKPALKQFNYQY is encoded by the coding sequence ATGAATATTAAATCAAATAAGTCTATTTTTCTGGCCGATGACGATGCTGACGACTGTATGTTGTTTGAAGATGCTTTGAGAGAAGTTTGCACATCAACAGAATTAACTACTGCTAACGATGGTGTGGAACTGATTAATCTGATGGAATCTAATGTTCCTCCTGTTCCGGACATTATTATTCTGGATTTAAATATGCCACGTAAAAATGGATTTGAATGCCTGGATCTGATCAGAAAGACCAAGCAGTGGAAAGATATTCCGATTATTATTCTTTCTACAACCGGGCAAGAGGAAATGATTAAAAAAGTGTACGAACAAGGTGCGAGTTACTTTATTCAAAAACCTGGTTCGTTTATGAAACTGAAACAAGCCATAAGCCAGATTCTGGACATTGACTGGAATAATCACCACTGGAAACCTGCATTAAAACAATTTAATTATCAATACTGA
- a CDS encoding MATE family efflux transporter, with protein MKDEASKTIRLALPIIIGELAQMALHLIDSAMVGAISYKQLAAAALVLNAMNIPFVIGIGMTISVSQMVSLAHGRRDSPLVSHYFFNGFILCAITALVISLTLVFGKDILYHLGQDPEVVTLAIPFMQLMGLSIIPMLLFMTLKQFADGLEYTRTAMTLSLAGMPLNILLNWLLIYGNWGFPRLELAGAGWATLITRSLMFLALGAIILKHKTFSKYIAVSSNQWKLRSKTMRELLHIGVPSSLQIGMEAGAFAVSGIIIGTLGAVAQASHQIALSCASFTFMVSMGLAQAGSIRVSNAFGGNNWSKIFIIGKSTIFTALIYGIICAIAFGVFRNQLPKAFNDNAQVLEMAGLLLLFAAVFQISDSTQAISAGLLRGIKDVKVPTILIGIAYWVVAIPFGYVLAFHYNLGAVGMWVGLIVGLTLASIFLITRFFKMTRRNTLEADTEKQSAANYISE; from the coding sequence ATGAAAGACGAAGCATCAAAAACCATCAGATTAGCACTTCCTATCATTATTGGTGAACTTGCACAAATGGCATTGCACCTGATTGACAGTGCAATGGTTGGTGCAATCAGTTATAAACAACTTGCAGCCGCAGCATTGGTTCTGAATGCCATGAACATTCCTTTTGTAATTGGTATCGGAATGACTATTTCGGTTTCTCAAATGGTTTCCCTTGCACACGGACGCCGGGATTCGCCACTGGTTTCTCACTATTTCTTTAATGGATTTATTCTTTGTGCAATTACGGCCCTGGTCATTTCCCTTACGCTCGTATTTGGAAAAGATATTTTATATCATCTGGGGCAGGATCCGGAAGTTGTAACACTTGCCATCCCGTTTATGCAGCTAATGGGGTTATCCATTATTCCTATGCTGCTGTTTATGACCCTCAAACAGTTCGCCGACGGACTGGAATATACAAGAACCGCCATGACACTTTCTTTGGCTGGTATGCCCTTAAATATCCTCTTGAACTGGCTGCTGATCTATGGCAACTGGGGATTTCCTAGACTGGAACTAGCCGGAGCCGGTTGGGCAACGCTCATTACGCGCTCATTAATGTTTCTGGCGCTTGGAGCTATTATTTTGAAACACAAAACATTCAGTAAATATATTGCAGTAAGCAGCAATCAATGGAAATTAAGGAGTAAAACCATGCGTGAACTGCTGCATATAGGCGTTCCAAGCAGTCTGCAGATAGGGATGGAGGCAGGTGCATTTGCCGTGTCAGGAATTATTATTGGTACATTGGGAGCAGTTGCCCAGGCTTCCCACCAGATTGCACTGAGCTGTGCTTCTTTCACTTTTATGGTATCAATGGGGCTTGCACAGGCGGGTTCCATACGGGTTAGTAATGCTTTTGGAGGAAACAACTGGAGTAAGATCTTTATTATTGGTAAAAGCACAATTTTTACGGCATTAATTTATGGTATAATATGCGCCATTGCTTTTGGTGTATTTCGTAATCAGTTGCCCAAAGCGTTCAATGATAATGCCCAGGTGCTTGAAATGGCTGGTTTGCTGTTATTATTTGCAGCTGTATTTCAAATTTCAGACAGTACGCAAGCCATTAGCGCCGGATTATTACGAGGAATAAAAGACGTAAAAGTGCCTACAATTCTGATTGGAATTGCTTATTGGGTGGTTGCTATTCCGTTTGGCTACGTGTTGGCCTTCCATTATAATCTGGGAGCTGTTGGAATGTGGGTAGGACTGATCGTTGGACTTACTTTGGCTTCTATATTCCTGATTACCCGTTTTTTCAAAATGACAAGAAGGAACACGCTGGAAGCGGATACAGAAAAACAAAGTGCAGCGAATTATATCAGCGAATGA
- a CDS encoding nuclear transport factor 2 family protein — protein sequence MNLDTIDKFKKYFESLPLSEISQLDEFYSADIQFKDPVRSVRGMEGIKVYYEMFNANLVQGSYKFTQQSILHDKAYLSWELELEFKTPAKRTKVSGISVLLVADKIISHRNYYDAGALYYENLPLVGPVIRLVKKQICRYC from the coding sequence ATGAATTTGGATACGATTGATAAATTTAAAAAATATTTTGAAAGCTTACCACTTAGTGAAATATCACAGCTGGATGAATTCTATTCTGCTGATATTCAGTTCAAAGACCCGGTACGTTCGGTAAGAGGCATGGAAGGAATAAAAGTATATTATGAAATGTTTAATGCCAATCTGGTTCAGGGAAGTTACAAATTCACCCAGCAAAGTATTCTGCATGACAAGGCATATTTATCGTGGGAATTAGAACTCGAATTTAAAACACCAGCCAAACGCACCAAGGTCTCAGGAATTTCAGTTCTGCTGGTTGCCGACAAAATCATTTCCCACCGGAATTACTACGATGCCGGAGCACTTTACTACGAAAATTTACCGTTGGTCGGACCAGTCATCCGATTGGTTAAGAAACAAATTTGCAGATACTGCTAA